One Pecten maximus chromosome 16, xPecMax1.1, whole genome shotgun sequence DNA window includes the following coding sequences:
- the LOC117344946 gene encoding high affinity cationic amino acid transporter 1-like isoform X3 translates to MSSFGQKLLRRKFVDLSSVTNTQLARCLTTLDLTALGIGSTLGAGIYVVAGQVAKEKAGPAVTISFLIAALASVLAGLCYAEFGARVPKTGSAYVYSYVTVGEFVAFIIGWNLILEYVIGTASVARAWSSYFDSLVDKVIQNFFKDNMPMDIPGFSSYPDFFALGITLLLAVILAVGVKESSTFNNIFTGVNLLVVTYVIICGFFKVDIHNWQLKPSELPGNGTDSGSGGFMPFGFSGMMSGAATCFYAFVGFDCIATTGEEVKNPQKAIPISIVISLIAIFVAYFGISAVMTLMCPYYLLDEDAPLPDVFDRVGWGVARYIIAVGAICGLSTSLLGAMFPLPRVIYAMASDGIVFRSLATINERFKTPLIATIISGIFAGVMAMMFDLSELVDMMSIGTLLAYTLVGVCVLLLRYRVTVMKTTSDADDSSINHSSSDDCDVISPKRSPIHESDPLVGDTSYKVWLKAMIRCEESQPTALTEKLAQFNVILICMIIIVLSFVLIFAEENLANTEGWAITIVAVLVLSIIFLLYSIRIQPENTQKVSFKVPLLPVLPVLSVFVNIYLMLKLSSATWIRFGVWMFLGFIVYFGYGIWNSSEGERYKEEQKNERATGPKETTKLI, encoded by the exons ATGAGTAGCTTTGGACAAAAACTTCTGAGAAGGAAGTTTGTTGATTTGTCGTCGGTAACAAACACCCAGCTCGCTCGCTGTCTCACAACACTCGATTTAACAGCTTTAG GTATCGGCAGTACATTAGGGGCTGGTATCTATGTGGTTGCCGGGCAGGTTGCTAAGGAGAAGGCTGGACCTGCTGTGACCATTTCCTTCTTGATCGCAGCTTTGGCATCTGTTCTAGCAG GTCTGTGCTATGCAGAGTTTGGTGCACGTGTACCTAAAACTGGTTCTGCCTATGTGTACAGTTATGTAACTGTTGGAGAATTTGTAGCTTTCATCATCGGCTGGAACCTCATTCTGGAGTATGTTATTG gtacaGCTAGTGTGGCTCGGGCGTGGAGTTCCTACTTTGACTCGCTTGTCGACAAAGTTATCCAGAATTTTTTTAAGGACAACATGCCTATGGATATTCCGGGCTTCTCTTCCTATCCGGATTTCTTCGCTCTTGGTATCACACTACTATTAGCTG TGATTTTAGCCGTAGGTGTCAAAGAGTCCTCaacatttaacaacattttCACGGGAGTGAATTTGTTGGTGGTGACTTACGTGATCATCTGTGGATTTTTCAAAGTGGATATTCACAACTGGCAGTTAAAGCCTTCAGAG CTACCAGGTAATGGTACAGACAGTGGAAGCGGAGGTTTCATGCCATTTGGGTTTTCTGGAATGATGTCTGGAGCGGCCACCTGTTTTTATGCCTTCGTAGGGTTCGACTGTATTGCtacaacag GTGAGGAAGTTAAGAACCCCCAGAAAGCCATTCCTATCAGTATAGTTATATCACTGATAGCCATCTTTGTGGCATACTTCGGGATCTCGGCTGTGATGACACTTATGTGTCCATACTATCTGCTGGACGAAGACGCACCACTCCCAGACGTATTTGATCGTGTCGGTTGGGGCGTGGCTAGATACATCATTGCCGTCGGTGCAATCTGTGGCCTTTCTACAAG TTTGCTTGGGGCCATGTTTCCTCTGCCAAGGGTTATTTACGCCATGGCTAGTGATGGGATTGTTTTCCGCTCCCTAGCAACCATTAATGAACGCTTCAAGACACCACTGATAGCCACCATAATATCAGGAATATTTGCAG GTGTGATGGCGATGATGTTTGACCTGTCAGAGCTCGTCGATATGATGTCAATTGGAACCCTCCTAGCCTATACCCTAGTAGGGGTCTGTGTGTTGCTACTCAG ATACAGAGTAACAGTTATGAAGACTACCTCAGATGCAGATGATTC tagCATAAACCACAGTAGTAGTGATGATTGTGATGTGATTTCACCAAAACGTAGCCCCATACACGAGTCCGACCCGTTAGTGGGCGATACGTCTTACAAAGTCTGGTTAAAAGCAATGATTAGGTGTGAGGAGTCACAACCCACAGCTCTCACAGAAAAATTGGCACAGTTCAATGTTATTTTAATAT GTATGATTATAATAGTCCTCAGTTTTGTGCTGATCTTCGCCGAGGAAAACCTTGCCAATACAGAGGGATGGGCAATAACCATTGTAGCAGTTCTAGTCTTGTCCATCATTTTTCTTCTATACTCAATCCGTATTCAGCCGGAAAATACTCAAAAAGTCAGCTTTAAG GTGCCCTTGTTGCCAGTATTACCAGTCTTAAGTGTGTTTGTCAATATTTATCTGATGCTGAAGCTGTCTAGTGCTACCTGGATTCGATTCGGAGTCTGGATGTTTTTAG
- the LOC117344946 gene encoding high affinity cationic amino acid transporter 1-like isoform X2 → MSSFGQKLLRRKFVDLSSVTNTQLARCLTTLDLTALGIGSTLGAGIYVVAGQVAKEKAGPAVTISFLIAALASVLAGLCYAEFGARVPKTGSAYVYSYVTVGEFVAFIIGWNLILEYVIGTASVARAWSSYFDSLVDKVIQNFFKDNMPMDIPGFSSYPDFFALGITLLLAVILAVGVKESSTFNNIFTGVNLLVVTYVIICGFFKVDIHNWQLKPSELPGNGTDSGSGGFMPFGFSGMMSGAATCFYAFVGFDCIATTGEEVKNPQKAIPISIVISLIAIFVAYFGISAVMTLMCPYYLLDEDAPLPDVFDRVGWGVARYIIAVGAICGLSTSLLGAMFPLPRVIYAMASDGIVFRSLATINERFKTPLIATIISGIFAGVMAMMFDLSELVDMMSIGTLLAYTLVGVCVLLLRYRVTVMKTTSDADDSINHSSSDDCDVISPKRSPIHESDPLVGDTSYKVWLKAMIRCEESQPTALTEKLAQFNVILICMIIIVLSFVLIFAEENLANTEGWAITIVAVLVLSIIFLLYSIRIQPENTQKVSFKVPLLPVLPVLSVFVNIYLMLKLSSATWIRFGVWMFLGFLIYFSYGIWHSTGSEPNLEEYVLLADTPTPSSPSSDLLSGSDDSLFDGETVRRSRDKDVEKTASLPDTKK, encoded by the exons ATGAGTAGCTTTGGACAAAAACTTCTGAGAAGGAAGTTTGTTGATTTGTCGTCGGTAACAAACACCCAGCTCGCTCGCTGTCTCACAACACTCGATTTAACAGCTTTAG GTATCGGCAGTACATTAGGGGCTGGTATCTATGTGGTTGCCGGGCAGGTTGCTAAGGAGAAGGCTGGACCTGCTGTGACCATTTCCTTCTTGATCGCAGCTTTGGCATCTGTTCTAGCAG GTCTGTGCTATGCAGAGTTTGGTGCACGTGTACCTAAAACTGGTTCTGCCTATGTGTACAGTTATGTAACTGTTGGAGAATTTGTAGCTTTCATCATCGGCTGGAACCTCATTCTGGAGTATGTTATTG gtacaGCTAGTGTGGCTCGGGCGTGGAGTTCCTACTTTGACTCGCTTGTCGACAAAGTTATCCAGAATTTTTTTAAGGACAACATGCCTATGGATATTCCGGGCTTCTCTTCCTATCCGGATTTCTTCGCTCTTGGTATCACACTACTATTAGCTG TGATTTTAGCCGTAGGTGTCAAAGAGTCCTCaacatttaacaacattttCACGGGAGTGAATTTGTTGGTGGTGACTTACGTGATCATCTGTGGATTTTTCAAAGTGGATATTCACAACTGGCAGTTAAAGCCTTCAGAG CTACCAGGTAATGGTACAGACAGTGGAAGCGGAGGTTTCATGCCATTTGGGTTTTCTGGAATGATGTCTGGAGCGGCCACCTGTTTTTATGCCTTCGTAGGGTTCGACTGTATTGCtacaacag GTGAGGAAGTTAAGAACCCCCAGAAAGCCATTCCTATCAGTATAGTTATATCACTGATAGCCATCTTTGTGGCATACTTCGGGATCTCGGCTGTGATGACACTTATGTGTCCATACTATCTGCTGGACGAAGACGCACCACTCCCAGACGTATTTGATCGTGTCGGTTGGGGCGTGGCTAGATACATCATTGCCGTCGGTGCAATCTGTGGCCTTTCTACAAG TTTGCTTGGGGCCATGTTTCCTCTGCCAAGGGTTATTTACGCCATGGCTAGTGATGGGATTGTTTTCCGCTCCCTAGCAACCATTAATGAACGCTTCAAGACACCACTGATAGCCACCATAATATCAGGAATATTTGCAG GTGTGATGGCGATGATGTTTGACCTGTCAGAGCTCGTCGATATGATGTCAATTGGAACCCTCCTAGCCTATACCCTAGTAGGGGTCTGTGTGTTGCTACTCAG ATACAGAGTAACAGTTATGAAGACTACCTCAGATGCAGATGATTC CATAAACCACAGTAGTAGTGATGATTGTGATGTGATTTCACCAAAACGTAGCCCCATACACGAGTCCGACCCGTTAGTGGGCGATACGTCTTACAAAGTCTGGTTAAAAGCAATGATTAGGTGTGAGGAGTCACAACCCACAGCTCTCACAGAAAAATTGGCACAGTTCAATGTTATTTTAATAT GTATGATTATAATAGTCCTCAGTTTTGTGCTGATCTTCGCCGAGGAAAACCTTGCCAATACAGAGGGATGGGCAATAACCATTGTAGCAGTTCTAGTCTTGTCCATCATTTTTCTTCTATACTCAATCCGTATTCAGCCGGAAAATACTCAAAAAGTCAGCTTTAAG GTGCCCTTGTTGCCAGTATTACCAGTCTTAAGTGTGTTTGTCAATATTTATCTGATGCTGAAGCTGTCTAGTGCTACCTGGATTCGATTCGGAGTCTGGATGTTTTTAG GCTTCCTCATTTACTTTTCCTATGGGATATGGCACAGCACAGGATCCGAGCCGAACCTTGAGGAATACGTCCTCCTCGCAGATACACCCACACCTTCTTCCCCATCCTCAGATCTTCTCTCCGGAAGTGACGACAGTCTCTTTGATGGCGAGACTGTGCGGAGATCACGTGATAAGGATGTAGAAA
- the LOC117344946 gene encoding high affinity cationic amino acid transporter 1-like isoform X1 has protein sequence MSSFGQKLLRRKFVDLSSVTNTQLARCLTTLDLTALGIGSTLGAGIYVVAGQVAKEKAGPAVTISFLIAALASVLAGLCYAEFGARVPKTGSAYVYSYVTVGEFVAFIIGWNLILEYVIGTASVARAWSSYFDSLVDKVIQNFFKDNMPMDIPGFSSYPDFFALGITLLLAVILAVGVKESSTFNNIFTGVNLLVVTYVIICGFFKVDIHNWQLKPSELPGNGTDSGSGGFMPFGFSGMMSGAATCFYAFVGFDCIATTGEEVKNPQKAIPISIVISLIAIFVAYFGISAVMTLMCPYYLLDEDAPLPDVFDRVGWGVARYIIAVGAICGLSTSLLGAMFPLPRVIYAMASDGIVFRSLATINERFKTPLIATIISGIFAGVMAMMFDLSELVDMMSIGTLLAYTLVGVCVLLLRYRVTVMKTTSDADDSSINHSSSDDCDVISPKRSPIHESDPLVGDTSYKVWLKAMIRCEESQPTALTEKLAQFNVILICMIIIVLSFVLIFAEENLANTEGWAITIVAVLVLSIIFLLYSIRIQPENTQKVSFKVPLLPVLPVLSVFVNIYLMLKLSSATWIRFGVWMFLGFLIYFSYGIWHSTGSEPNLEEYVLLADTPTPSSPSSDLLSGSDDSLFDGETVRRSRDKDVEKTASLPDTKK, from the exons ATGAGTAGCTTTGGACAAAAACTTCTGAGAAGGAAGTTTGTTGATTTGTCGTCGGTAACAAACACCCAGCTCGCTCGCTGTCTCACAACACTCGATTTAACAGCTTTAG GTATCGGCAGTACATTAGGGGCTGGTATCTATGTGGTTGCCGGGCAGGTTGCTAAGGAGAAGGCTGGACCTGCTGTGACCATTTCCTTCTTGATCGCAGCTTTGGCATCTGTTCTAGCAG GTCTGTGCTATGCAGAGTTTGGTGCACGTGTACCTAAAACTGGTTCTGCCTATGTGTACAGTTATGTAACTGTTGGAGAATTTGTAGCTTTCATCATCGGCTGGAACCTCATTCTGGAGTATGTTATTG gtacaGCTAGTGTGGCTCGGGCGTGGAGTTCCTACTTTGACTCGCTTGTCGACAAAGTTATCCAGAATTTTTTTAAGGACAACATGCCTATGGATATTCCGGGCTTCTCTTCCTATCCGGATTTCTTCGCTCTTGGTATCACACTACTATTAGCTG TGATTTTAGCCGTAGGTGTCAAAGAGTCCTCaacatttaacaacattttCACGGGAGTGAATTTGTTGGTGGTGACTTACGTGATCATCTGTGGATTTTTCAAAGTGGATATTCACAACTGGCAGTTAAAGCCTTCAGAG CTACCAGGTAATGGTACAGACAGTGGAAGCGGAGGTTTCATGCCATTTGGGTTTTCTGGAATGATGTCTGGAGCGGCCACCTGTTTTTATGCCTTCGTAGGGTTCGACTGTATTGCtacaacag GTGAGGAAGTTAAGAACCCCCAGAAAGCCATTCCTATCAGTATAGTTATATCACTGATAGCCATCTTTGTGGCATACTTCGGGATCTCGGCTGTGATGACACTTATGTGTCCATACTATCTGCTGGACGAAGACGCACCACTCCCAGACGTATTTGATCGTGTCGGTTGGGGCGTGGCTAGATACATCATTGCCGTCGGTGCAATCTGTGGCCTTTCTACAAG TTTGCTTGGGGCCATGTTTCCTCTGCCAAGGGTTATTTACGCCATGGCTAGTGATGGGATTGTTTTCCGCTCCCTAGCAACCATTAATGAACGCTTCAAGACACCACTGATAGCCACCATAATATCAGGAATATTTGCAG GTGTGATGGCGATGATGTTTGACCTGTCAGAGCTCGTCGATATGATGTCAATTGGAACCCTCCTAGCCTATACCCTAGTAGGGGTCTGTGTGTTGCTACTCAG ATACAGAGTAACAGTTATGAAGACTACCTCAGATGCAGATGATTC tagCATAAACCACAGTAGTAGTGATGATTGTGATGTGATTTCACCAAAACGTAGCCCCATACACGAGTCCGACCCGTTAGTGGGCGATACGTCTTACAAAGTCTGGTTAAAAGCAATGATTAGGTGTGAGGAGTCACAACCCACAGCTCTCACAGAAAAATTGGCACAGTTCAATGTTATTTTAATAT GTATGATTATAATAGTCCTCAGTTTTGTGCTGATCTTCGCCGAGGAAAACCTTGCCAATACAGAGGGATGGGCAATAACCATTGTAGCAGTTCTAGTCTTGTCCATCATTTTTCTTCTATACTCAATCCGTATTCAGCCGGAAAATACTCAAAAAGTCAGCTTTAAG GTGCCCTTGTTGCCAGTATTACCAGTCTTAAGTGTGTTTGTCAATATTTATCTGATGCTGAAGCTGTCTAGTGCTACCTGGATTCGATTCGGAGTCTGGATGTTTTTAG GCTTCCTCATTTACTTTTCCTATGGGATATGGCACAGCACAGGATCCGAGCCGAACCTTGAGGAATACGTCCTCCTCGCAGATACACCCACACCTTCTTCCCCATCCTCAGATCTTCTCTCCGGAAGTGACGACAGTCTCTTTGATGGCGAGACTGTGCGGAGATCACGTGATAAGGATGTAGAAA